In a genomic window of Quercus lobata isolate SW786 chromosome 4, ValleyOak3.0 Primary Assembly, whole genome shotgun sequence:
- the LOC115983180 gene encoding ESCRT-related protein CHMP1B: MGNTEKLLNQIMELKFTSKSLQRQAKKCEKEEKSEKLKIKKAMEKGNIDGARIYAENAIRKRTEQMNYLRLASRLDAVVARLDTQAKMSTINKSMGNIVKSLESSLATGNLQKMSETMDSFEKQFVNMEVQAEFMESAMAGSTSLSTPEGEVNSLMQQVADDYGLEVSVGLPQPAAHAVPTKESTSEKVDEDDLSRRLAELKARG, translated from the coding sequence ATGGGAAACACAGAGAAGCTTTTGAACCAGATCATGGAGCTGAAATTCACATCCAAATCGCTCCAACGCCAGGCCAAGAAATGCGAGAAGGAGGAGAAATCCGAGAAGTTGAAGATCAAGAAAGCCATGGAGAAAGGCAACATCGACGGAGCTCGAATCTACGCCGAGAACGCAATCCGGAAACGCACCGAGCAGATGAACTATCTCCGCCTCGCCTCTCGCCTCGACGCCGTCGTGGCTCGTCTCGACACGCAGGCGAAGATGTCCACGATCAACAAGTCCATGGGGAACATCGTGAAGTCCCTCGAGTCCTCGCTCGCCACCGGGAATCTCCAGAAGATGTCCGAGACTATGGACTCGTTCGAGAAGCAGTTTGTGAACATGGAGGTCCAGGCCGAGTTCATGGAGAGCGCCATGGCCGGTTCGACCTCGCTGTCGACGCCCGAAGGGGAGGTGAATAGCTTGATGCAACAGGTTGCGGATGATTACGGCCTCGAGGTCTCCGTCGGGCTGCCTCAGCCGGCGGCGCATGCCGTGCCGACGAAGGAGTCCACGTCGGAGAAGGTCGATGAGGATGATCTGTCGAGGCGGCTCGCCGAGCTTAAGGCCAGAGGGTAA